The DNA sequence AATATTTACATATGACAGTTATTCAGAAAATAAGGTAATGGAATTAAACCACAACATACACAGTGATGGGTTAGCATTAGCAACTAGTATTCTCTAGCTATATAGCATGAATACTGGGGATTAGCATTAGCAACTAGTATTCTCTAGCTATATAACATGAATACTGGGGGGTTAGCAACTAGTATTATCTAGCTATATAACATGAATACTGGGGGGTTAGCATTAGCAACTAGTATTCTCTAGCTATATAACATGAATACTGGGTATTAGCATTAGCAACTAGTATTCTCTAGCTATATAACATGAATACTGGGGGATTAGCATTAGCAACTAGTATTCTCTTGCTAAATAACATGAATACTGGGGATTAGCATTAGCAACTAGTATTCTCTAGCAATATAACATGAATACTGGGGGATAGCATTAAAAACTAGTATTCTCTAGCTATATAACATGAATACTGGGGGGTTAGCATTAGCAACTAGTCTAGCATTAACATGAATACTGGGTTATTAGTAGGTAATAGTATCTAGCTATATAACATGAATACTGGGGTATTAGCAACTAGTATTCTCTAGCTATATAACATGAATACTGGGGGGTTAGCAACTAGTATTATCTAGCTATATAACATGAATACTGGGGATTAGCATTAGCAACTAGTATTCTCTAGCTATATAACATGAATACTGGGGAGTTAGCAACTAGCATTAGAGCCAAACCTTAATTATTATCTTCTGATTAAAACAACTAGCATTATAGCCATATCTTCTGATTAAAACAACTAGTGTTATAGCCATATTTCTGATTAAAACAACTAGCATTATAGCCATATCTTCTGATTAAAACAACTAGCATTATAGCCATATCTTCTTAAAACAACTAGCATTATAGCCATATCTTCTGATTAAAACAACTAGCATTATAGCCATATCTTCTGATTTAGCATTATAGCCATATCTTCTGATTCAAACAACTAGCATTATAGCCATATCTTCTGATTAAAACAACTAGCATTATAGCCATATCTTCTGATTCAAACAACTAATTATAGCCATATCTTCTGATTAAAACTGGGCATTGGGCAACTAGCATTATAGCCATATCTTCTGATTAAAACAACTAGCATTATAGCCATATCTTCTGATTAAAACAACTAATTATAGCCATATCTTCTGATTAAAACAACTAGCATTATAGCCATATCTTCTGATTAAAACAACTAGCATTATAGCCATATCTTCTGATTAAAACAACTAGCATTATAGCCATATCTTCTGATTAAAACAACTAGCATTATAGCCATATCTTCTGATTAAAACAACTAGCATTATAGCCATATCTTCTGATTAAAACAACTAGCATTATAGCCATATCTTCTGATTAAAACAACTAGCATTATAGCCATATCTTCTGATTAAAACAACTAGCATTATAGCCATATCTTCTGATTAAAACAAACTAGCATTATATTTAGCATTATAGCCATATCTTCTGATTAAAACAACTAGCATTATAGCCATATCTTCTGATTAAAACAACTAGCATTATAGCCATATCTTCTGATTCAAACAACTAGCATTATAGCCATATCTTCTGATTAAAACAACTAGCATTATAGCCATATCTTCTGATTAAAACAACTAGCATTATTTAGCCATTCCTTCTTTTATAAATGACTCATTTTATTTCCATATATTCTACTTAAAGCTACACATTATCACCCTATTCCATTCAtagtgttctttgttttgttttgagaaCCCATAGTAGTGTACTAGTGCACTACACCCttactagtgcactacttttgaccaggaccgaTAGGGTGGTAGTGCACTGTCCAGGGAATCAGGTGGCATTTGGGCTGTGTGACCCATGTCTTATAAGCCGGGCGACCCTCTAGAATGACATATAGAATTTATAGGATCTACTGTATGTGGTGACCCTTTACCTTCTGGGCAAACAGCTGATCCTTCTCAGACTCCCCAGGTTCCGTTGTGTCTCTGTTCCTGCAGCCTTCGTCTCCAGGATGCCGTCCATGGCTGTGTGCCCTCTTCCTGCCCTGCCCAGGCTTCCCAGTGCCACTCTGTCTACTGTTTCTATCCCAGGCTTGAGATGAGGCCGTCGGGCTCCATGacagtctctgctgctgctgaccGTACACAGTAGGACTACATCCCTGGGTCTCACTGGGGCAGCGGCCCCCCTCGTAGGTGGCTGGAGGAGGGGTGCCACCACAACTACAATCTCTGTCCCTGCTCAGTCGAGGGTCAGCGTCGTTGGAATTATCACTGTCACCGTCCCTACTGAGGCCAGAGTCCCCGAAATCTCCTGTGTCACTGCTCAGCCTATGGGGTTCCTCGTGGTTGGAATTCCTGTTTAGCCTCGAGATCCCGTCCTTAGAAGAACCACAGTCAGTGTTACTGGGAGAGtcccttaatgatgatgatgatgagggtgGAGGTAAGGAGGATGAAGGTGCCGTCCTGACTGTGTGTCCGTCGGGGCTCAGTCCCACGCCGCTGTCGTTGTCATTATCTTCACTGTCACTGGCCAGGTAGTCTATGGAGAAATCAGAGTCCGACGCAGACATCCTGCAACGGATAGCAGGGCGACGGGCTCTCATCCACTAGAGAGCATCACACACCTCCAACAGATAGCAGGGTTACGGGCTCTCATCCACTAGAGAGCAGGGCTACGGGCTCTCATCCACTAGAGAGCATCACACACCTCCAACAGATAGCAGGGCTACGGGCTCTCATCCACTAGAGAGCAGGGCGACGGGCTCTCATCCACTAGAGAGCAGGGCGACGGGCTCTCATCCACTAGAGAGCATCACACACCTCCAACAGATAGCAGGGCTACGGGCTCTCATCCACTAGAGAGCATCACACACCTCCAACAGGGCTACGGGCTCTCATCCACTAGAGAGCATCACACACCTCCAACAGATAGCAGGGCGACGGGCTCTCATCCACTAGAGAGCATCACACACCTCCAACAGGGCTACGGGCTCTCATCCACTAGAGAGCATCACACACCTCCAACAGGGCGACGGGCTCTCATCCACTAGAGAGCATCACACACCTCCAACAGGGCTACGGGCTCTCATCCACTAGAGAGCATCACACAGCAACGGCATCCACAGAGACATCATCATGTACCTgcaacacaatatacagtacattatcatgCATTTGcaacacaatgtacagtacattatcatgcacctgaaacacaatatacagtacattatcacacACCACCTGaaacacaatatacagtacattatcatgcacctgcagcacaatgtacagtacattatcatgcacctgcaacacaatatacagtacattattatcacacacctgcaacacaatatacagtacattatcacacacctgcaacacaatatacagtacattatcattcacctgcaacacaatgtacagtacattatcacacacctgcaacacaatatacagtacattatcacacctgcaacacaatatacagtacattatcacacCTGCagcacaatatacagtacattatcatgcacctgcaacacaatatacagtacattatcactatcatgcacctgcaacacaatgtacagtacattatcacgcacctgcaacacaatgtacagtacattatcacacacctgcaacacaatgtacagtacattatcacacacctgcaacacaatatacagtacattatcacgcacctgcaacacaatatacagtacattatcacgcACCTGCAACACAATGTACAGACATTATCACgcaccatatcacctccaccctacctgacacctagACCCctgcaatttgcttaccgcccaaatacaGTCCATTAtcatgcaatctcaaccacactgcacactgccctaacccatctggacaagaggaataccatgtgagaatgctgttcatcgactacagctcggcattcaacaccatagtaccctccaacaTCATATCACGCACCTGCAaccaatgtacagtacattacccCGCACCTGTGCACACTGGGTACTGGACTTATCACGCACCGCCCACAATGATAGGCAGTACATTCCTCACGCACCTCAgcacaatgtacagtacattatcacaCTCTCCTGCAACACAATGTTCTACATTATCAGACTGCACCTgcacacaatatacagtacattatcacgcaactcaatcatcaagtttgcggacgacacaacagttatcacttgattaccaacaacagaTGGCCTACAGGTACATTATGACACACCTCGCAACACAATGTCAGAAAATTACCTCACACACCTCAACAAAATACagtagatgattgtggacctGAAACACAGAGGGAACACCGTTATCACGcacgatggaacagtagtgtaggGTAGAAATTATCACGCACCTCGgcaacacatcacagacaaactgacatTGGTCACTCACACTGACagcaatgtacagtacattatcagcgcactcttcaacatcaggaggctgaatacagtacattgtcaccaaaagcactcacaaacttctacagatacattatcacagcatcctgcgggctgtatcaccgcctacaGTACATTATCACGCACCTGCAAACAATCTCACAGTACATTATCACGATTTGATTTGCAAC is a window from the Oncorhynchus tshawytscha isolate Ot180627B unplaced genomic scaffold, Otsh_v2.0 Un_contig_1793_pilon_pilon, whole genome shotgun sequence genome containing:
- the LOC121845379 gene encoding uncharacterized protein LOC121845379; the protein is MRARRPAIRCRMSASDSDFSIDYLASDSEDNDNDSGVGLSPDGHTVRTAPSSSLPPPSSSSSLRDSPSNTDCGSSKDGISRLNRNSNHEEPHRLSSDTGDFGDSGLSRDGDSDNSNDADPRLSRDRDCSCGGTPPPATYEGGRCPSETQGCSPTVYGQQQQRLSWSPTASSQAWDRNSRQSGTGKPGQGRKRAHSHGRHPGDEGCRNRDTTEPGESEKDQLFAQKCMELQRYLHPLSSILRGLRSGRYSERLSRFQESVAMDRIQRIMGVLQNPNMGERYVSVILKMEAMLHSWFPQVRARPDPSPDPDSDPDSDPDQHTDSQEEHHTPAKQYQAPAQPPPQPLLPSSPPRG